The genomic stretch ATCAACCATTCGGGTTCCATCAATGCCTATACAACATCATGGTCAGAATCATTTTGGATCCTTGAGTTGAAGTATCATTTTGTTAGTAACAAAGATGATGTTCATTCTACAACAAAATTAGTGTCGATATTCATATCAACAGGCTGAGGGACATAAAGTAACATCTATGGACATAGAAAAAATGTATACTTACAGAAATGATAGTGGAACTTATTGCTAAGGAAAGAATACAGATCTAATATCTAAGTCTGAAATGAGTAAATGAATTCTTAGTTACTGATAACGAGGAAACAATGATCTTTGCCAAATGGTATGCAAACAATGGACAACAGGcaatcaaaaaaaaataattagaattagaCAAAGTTTTTTAACAGTAAGAGTAAGTTCTTGACTCAAAACTTCTGTTCCAGATACTTTTCAGCCAAAAAATTCAACCAACTTTCAATAGgcaatcaaaaaattaaaaaaaaaaaccatggATCTACATAAGGCAGCAAATACTAGTGCCAAGAAAGAATGGAGGTCTAATGGCTTCTTTGCTAGGGTAGATCTTGCATCTAAGAACTTCCGTTAGTAATAACACATCTAAAATTGTGTTTGTCTTTTAAAGATTTCTTATGACATATTCCACTTTCACTCCAAATCCCTTAACCAACATCCAGAGAGCAGACTCCAAAACAAGGACTACTGTTTGACCACATTATTCAAAAATGATGCTTTTCTATTAAGCAGCAATGGTAGTTTCAAGTAGGAATGCTCTGTCGAGTCAGAGACGACGAGAATGATGACAAAAGTGCTTAATTGGTTGTGATTGATATTATATTGCGCAGTATACTCTTCAAGAATAGGCAAATCTACTTACAGCAGAAATCTTTGAACCGCCGAACCTCAAACATTATCAGtttcataaaagaagaagaagactagGATTAGCTTCAAACTGGAAGGAAACTTTGAAATCTTACAGCAGCAATGGTAGTTCAAGTCAGAAATGCTCTGAAAAGTCAGAGACAACGAAAAAGATGACAAAAGTGCCTATGTGGCTCCGATTGATATGATTTGCACAGTATGCTCTTCAATAGGCAAATCTACTTACAGCAGAAATCTGGAAATGAAAATCTTACACCAACCCACGAACCTCAAACATTATCAGTTTACGAGGATTAGCTTCAAACTGGAAGTAAACTTTGAAGGTCATTACTATTACTGATTCCTCCACTCAAATGATTATCAGGCACGTCTGAAACATACAAGCCAGTGAAAGGATTCGGCGGTGTCTCGATCTCAATCTCTCCCTCCAGCATCTGCAGCACCTTGCTCATCGACGGCCTCGCCTCCGCGCTGTACTGGACGCACCACAGCGCCACCTTGCAAATCCTCACCGCTCTCTCCCTCTCCGCCTTCTGCTCAATCCCACAAGCCGCCATGACCTCCCCCAGCATTCCACTGTCCCATTGCTTGTACACCAGCTTGGGAAACCATTTCTTCTCGCTCTCCGCCGCGCGACAATCGAAGTTCTTCCTCCTCCCCACCATCTCAAACAGTAGCATCCCGAAGCTGTAGACGTCGCACTTGTAGGTGACCGGAGAATAAGGCAACCACATCTCCGGCGCCGCGTACCCCGGCGTGCCCCTCATTCCGGTCATGCTCATGTGGGTGTACTCCCTGCCCATCAGCTTGGCCAACCCGAAGTCCGCCACTTTCGGGTTGAAGTTGGCGTCGAGGAGGATGTTACCCGGCTTGATGTCGTAGTGGATGATCCGCCGCTGGCACTCCTCGTGCAGGTACCGGATTCCTTTCGCCGCGCCGATGGCGATCTCATTCAGCCTTCCGAACTCTATCACCTTGCGATCACTGCAATATCATAAAAGGGAAAAtggttgataaaattattaatagtaATTATACATTTAATGATAAAATTTTACCATTAAAACTCACTTTTCTTGTAACGTGTCGACGTCATCCTCGTTGAACAAGAACTTGTCGAGGGAGCCGTTCTCCATGAACTCATACACCTGCGCGATCAGGGTGTCGTCGTAGCAGAAGCCGTATAGACGGACAAGGTTAATGTGTTGGGTGCCGGCGATGGTGCCCACTTCCGCCATGAACTGCTCCTCCATTCTCTTGTCCATGATTCCGACGAGGACTTTGACGGCGATGGGTTTCTGGTCGGGGAGTTCGCCTTTATAGACTGATCCGAACGCGCCAGAACCCAATTTGACTGTGAAATTTTGCGTGAACTCTGCGAGCTGCTGAGGCAAAAACCGGATGGGACTTTCTTCGGCTAACTTGTTAAGAAAATTCTCTATCGTCGTCGTACTAATCGGCTCATCGGGGAGTGCTCTTCTAGCAACTGTTCGTGGTATTATGTTCGTCCTCGTCGGCTTGTTGAGGAGTGCTCTTCTAGCAACTGATCGTGGTATTTTGCCCAAATTGGTTGGATACTGAAACTTTCTTATGGGGAACCACCTGAGGACGGCAGTACCCACAGTAAACACCACGAACAGAACCACTGCTACTGCAGAATAATCAACCCAGGCATAGACGTGAGATAATTAGAATCGATTTAGTCTGCTTAAACATTTTTATTAATTAGTAGGATCGTGATAATAGAATTCTTTTATCGTATtgatacaaataaaatattttgcgtTTAACAAGCAAATATTAAGGGGTGGATTGATATTGTTTACCGACAGTGGGGATGGCGAGAGGGATCCTCCATATTACCACGCTAAGGATTAGCCCAGAGAAAATTACAGCCACTGCAAGAACAAGCACAATATAATTTGATTCGTCAGTAttgcttttatatatataaagcAAACAGCACAATTCTTACTGGCGATGATTACGGCAGTCATGTGGGGCCGAAGTTGTTTGCTCGACTGTCTGTAGAGCcatattaatttaacgaataacaCACAGAGAACTATGGCAACTGCAGGTAACAAACGTGAGTATTAGCATGGAAGGAGTGAGAGATTAAAGGAAGGAGAGGCACTGTTTCTTACAGGTGGTTATGTTAAAGGCTGGGACCTGATACGTCGTGAGTGCGATGATTGGCAAGCAGATGGCTGTAGCTCCTGGGCAAGATCAAGCGTGGGATTCTATCAGCGGAACAAGTGAACTAAGTGAAGAGAAGGCCCGAGATCGATGTTTCTTACCGGTGACGATTGCTACAAAGATTTGGAAGGGCGTAGGCGGTTTCATGACTCTGATCGAACTGATCTGCCAGGGATGAGAAGACAAATGGAGAGGCTACGAGTATCGGGATCAAAACGGAAACGCAAGTCAAAGTAAACGATAGATAAATATTCAACACGGAAACGTAAGTCAAAGTAAAGGATAGCACAGAAGTCCGTGTTGTTGGGCTTGATCTGAGTAAATCAGGTCCCACGTGGCCTGATACTTTGATGATAACCAATGTTTCCACGTCATATATATATGCTTTTCTCTCACTCAATCATTAGATGGGtgtaaattttcaaaaatctaaataatGTCGGTCCTATGGATTTATGAGattacaaaaaattttaaaatattctctattACTTATTTCAGGTTTTACATGTGTATCCCGGATTAAACTTTCATAGGATATGTAAAGgagaaaagaataaaaaatttaatgggaggaaagaaaatagagaGAAAAGTTATATGTAAATGAGAGAGGAAAGAGAGTAACAAGTAAGATTTGGCAGAAAGCATATGATATGAGTGAGTGAGTGTGTCCTTTGATAATTATCAAAGTACGATGTATCTTTTAATTAATTCCTAACTCTGTGTGTTTTTTGGGTAATTCCTGTTAAAATAAAGATTATACTACAAGATTTATCAGGTTTATCGACGAAATATTATTCTGTCAGTGTATTTTTTGATATTATAGATAAAATTTAACTTCCatcaataattatattaatttacaGAAAAAATGAGCTACCTTCCGTCGGGAATTCCGAAATTATTAGGACATGCGTGCCCTTCCTTTCTCGCGCACACGTTTCTTCTTTTTGTCAGCGATTTTCTCTAGCTAATCTCCTTCCCTAATTGTttttcctcttttccttgatCTCCGGTGGTTGGTGATGTATTCGCCCGCCAGCAAGTGGCTGGCAGTGTTTCCGGCCACTAGCACGTGGCTGGAAGCATTTCCAGTCGCCAATCGTGCGCTGATAACTTTGCCGGCCGCTAGCATGAGGCCGGCGGCTACTGGCAGCGTGGTCACCTGTCAGCTCACCCTGTCGCAAGCTCACGACTACAAGCTCGATTCGCCGCATATATACTCTGGCAACTGCAAGTAATAAACGTGAGTATTAGTATGGAAGGAGTGAGAGATTAAAGGAAGGAGAGGCACTGTTTCTTACAGGCGGTTATGTTAAAGGCTAGGACCTGTTCCGTCGTGAGTGCGATAATTGACAAGCAGCCAACTGTTGTTGCTGGGCAAGATCAAACGTGGGATTCTGTCGGAGAATTAAGTCAACTAAGGGAAGAGAAGGCCAGAGATCGATGCTTCTTACGGGAGACGATTCCCATACAGATTTGGAAGGGCGGAAGTGGTTTCATGACTGATCGAACTGATCTGCCAGACCAGGGATGAGAAAAGCAAAATGGAAACGTAAGTCAAGGTAAACGATAATTATTCAAACAAGTGGACCACGGAAGTCGGTGTTATTGAAATACTTGCAATGGGATGGAACGGATTTATCATCTCATCTCTCTCCTCAAATTATATCCCCATCTTAATTTTCAGAACTATAGAGCATCTATATCAATTTTCTTAtcaatatctctaaaatttaaagtaaatcaTCGAACATAAACTTTCTTTGTATATGACAGAAAAATTTATCCATGAAGACTTATATAATTATTGGGTTTCTACGAATGAGCAAAAAAAAAGTACTTAATAAGTAGAATAGAaattatagaaaaagaaaaagtatctTTTACTCTAGATATATTAGAAAAAAGGATCCGATTATGCAATGATGAGAATAAACAAGAATACTTgtaactttattaaatttaaaaaatcttttttcttttcaatgCATGGTGTTATTGAAATACTTGCAATGGGATGGAATGGATTTATCATCTCATCTCTCTCAAATTATATCcccatcttaattttcaaaactatagAACATCTATATCAATTTTCCTAtcaatatctctaaaatttaaagtaaatcatcaactttattaaatttaaaaaatcttttttcttttcaatgCATGTACACCACCTACTCTATAATTTAccatatctttatttatttattattatttctctctTCTCTATACTTTTTTATTATTCATTTAACATTTAAGGTAGtattttcattccctaaatttagggaATTACTGTTCATAGAATCTAAAATTAGAGGACTAGTAGGGTATCTGATACAAGAAATTTTTTTaggtaaaatgtaaaatttaaagtaaaatgtatatttagagtatctgatgtggatgctctatcACGATAAGATATCTATATTATCGTTTAGATATTCATAATTTAATCTCAAATATGacgtatttataaaaaaaattctccaaataAAACGCGCAATCGAAAGATGTTGGACGTCTGGACTGCCCACCGTGCGCCCTTTTCAATTTACTCAAGTGTccgataaattttttttataaaaccgaACCAATCACCCTAGAGAACCTCAATCCGAATCCTTAAAAAAATACCCCAAttcgaattaaaaaaaaaatccccgCACCGTCCCCTTTCAACTTTTCCCATAGAAATCCGAACTTGGGAAATTTATCATCGCTAGGAAAAATGAGTAAAAATAAGAAGAAACGACAAAGACAAAAACAAgttcgaaaaaaaaaaatcaatccctTGTGTTTCAAAGGGATGACAAAAATTGAGaaagtaaattttcaaaatcatttgttGTAGAATTCCCGTGCATATCAATATAAAGATTGCATGGGCTTATTGCTTACATCACAAGAAGTTAC from Zingiber officinale cultivar Zhangliang chromosome 5B, Zo_v1.1, whole genome shotgun sequence encodes the following:
- the LOC121985550 gene encoding G-type lectin S-receptor-like serine/threonine-protein kinase SD2-5 isoform X2 → MEDPSRHPHLAVVLFVVFTVGTAVLRWFPIRKFQYPTNLGKIPRSVARRALLNKPTRTNIIPRTVARRALPDEPISTTTIENFLNKLAEESPIRFLPQQLAEFTQNFTVKLGSGAFGSVYKGELPDQKPIAVKVLVGIMDKRMEEQFMAEVGTIAGTQHINLVRLYGFCYDDTLIAQVYEFMENGSLDKFLFNEDDVDTLQENDRKVIEFGRLNEIAIGAAKGIRYLHEECQRRIIHYDIKPGNILLDANFNPKVADFGLAKLMGREYTHMSMTGMRGTPGYAAPEMWLPYSPVTYKCDVYSFGMLLFEMVGRRKNFDCRAAESEKKWFPKLVYKQWDSGMLGEVMAACGIEQKAERERAVRICKVALWCVQYSAEARPSMSKVLQMLEGEIEIETPPNPFTGLYVSDVPDNHLSGGISNSNDLQSLLPV
- the LOC121985550 gene encoding G-type lectin S-receptor-like serine/threonine-protein kinase SD2-5 isoform X1, which encodes MKPPTPFQIFVAIVTGATAICLPIIALTTYQVPAFNITTFAIVLCVLFVKLIWLYRQSSKQLRPHMTAVIIAMAVIFSGLILSVVIWRIPLAIPTVVAVVLFVVFTVGTAVLRWFPIRKFQYPTNLGKIPRSVARRALLNKPTRTNIIPRTVARRALPDEPISTTTIENFLNKLAEESPIRFLPQQLAEFTQNFTVKLGSGAFGSVYKGELPDQKPIAVKVLVGIMDKRMEEQFMAEVGTIAGTQHINLVRLYGFCYDDTLIAQVYEFMENGSLDKFLFNEDDVDTLQENDRKVIEFGRLNEIAIGAAKGIRYLHEECQRRIIHYDIKPGNILLDANFNPKVADFGLAKLMGREYTHMSMTGMRGTPGYAAPEMWLPYSPVTYKCDVYSFGMLLFEMVGRRKNFDCRAAESEKKWFPKLVYKQWDSGMLGEVMAACGIEQKAERERAVRICKVALWCVQYSAEARPSMSKVLQMLEGEIEIETPPNPFTGLYVSDVPDNHLSGGISNSNDLQSLLPV